A genomic segment from Rhizobium sp. NLR16a encodes:
- a CDS encoding amino acid ABC transporter ATP-binding protein: MTTTAAKSAFVSNQPAGRPAVKISGLRKSFDGRLVLDRVDLEVPTGKIVSIIGQSGGGKTTLMRCVNLLERPDQGTITVGDETIFADGEVACRNLAKLRQRVGMVFQRFNLFPHLRAVENVVLAQMHAAGSGEREAVERAVKLLTRVGLAKRAMAYPEQMSGGEQQRVAIARALALEPTVLLFDEPTSALDPESTGEVLRVMRELAADGMTMILVTHELPFAKEVSDWVVFIDGGLIIEQGTAGDVFDRPREARTAAYVARYASPG; the protein is encoded by the coding sequence ATGACCACCACTGCTGCCAAATCTGCCTTTGTGTCAAATCAGCCGGCCGGTCGACCCGCCGTCAAGATCAGCGGATTGCGCAAGTCTTTCGACGGGCGCCTGGTGCTTGACCGCGTCGATCTCGAGGTTCCCACGGGCAAAATCGTGAGCATCATTGGCCAGAGCGGTGGAGGAAAGACCACCCTCATGCGCTGCGTCAATTTGCTTGAGCGTCCCGATCAGGGAACGATCACCGTCGGGGATGAGACGATCTTTGCCGATGGCGAGGTGGCCTGCCGCAACCTTGCCAAGCTTCGGCAACGTGTCGGCATGGTGTTTCAGCGCTTCAATCTGTTCCCGCATCTGCGCGCCGTGGAGAACGTCGTTCTCGCTCAGATGCATGCAGCCGGGAGCGGCGAAAGAGAAGCCGTGGAACGGGCCGTGAAACTTCTGACGAGAGTAGGCCTTGCCAAACGGGCGATGGCCTATCCGGAGCAGATGTCGGGCGGCGAGCAGCAGCGTGTGGCGATTGCCCGCGCTCTGGCGCTGGAGCCAACGGTGTTGCTGTTCGACGAGCCGACGTCGGCACTCGATCCTGAATCCACCGGCGAAGTGCTCCGCGTCATGCGCGAACTGGCCGCTGACGGCATGACGATGATCCTGGTCACCCACGAGCTGCCCTTTGCGAAGGAGGTATCGGATTGGGTCGTCTTCATCGATGGCGGTCTTATCATCGAGCAGGGAACCGCCGGAGATGTGTTTGACCGTCCAAGGGAAGCACGCACGGCTGCCTATGTCGCGCGTTACGCTTCCCCAGGTTAG
- a CDS encoding amino acid ABC transporter permease, producing the protein MTALSSFTDIFQVPWNDYVGNIAGGLLKTLGYTVASFIGATILGLVLALMRLNRLRTVRVPAAFYTELLKNVPLLAIIFLTYFGLPSVGIRLEVFEAGVLSLVLFYAAYLSEIFRAAIAGVHRGQQEASQALGLGRGKTFSHVVLPQAVRLALPGTNTMFVDLIKSTSLLVTISAAELMTQAQLIASETFRALEVYLVISGLYFVICYPLSQCLLLLERKIHAGVPLSLARRRRLKLARTFLAEGKV; encoded by the coding sequence ATGACGGCGTTGTCATCCTTCACCGATATCTTCCAGGTTCCCTGGAATGACTATGTCGGAAACATCGCCGGGGGTCTGCTCAAGACCCTCGGCTATACCGTGGCCAGCTTCATCGGCGCGACGATCCTTGGTCTTGTCCTTGCGTTGATGAGACTCAACCGGCTGCGAACCGTCCGCGTTCCCGCGGCCTTCTATACCGAGCTTCTTAAAAACGTACCGCTCCTGGCGATCATCTTCCTCACTTACTTCGGCCTGCCTTCCGTAGGCATCAGGCTGGAGGTTTTCGAGGCTGGAGTGTTGAGCCTGGTGCTCTTCTACGCCGCCTACCTGTCCGAGATCTTTCGGGCGGCTATCGCTGGCGTACACCGAGGACAGCAAGAGGCGTCTCAAGCTCTCGGGCTGGGACGCGGCAAAACCTTCAGCCATGTCGTCCTGCCGCAAGCAGTGCGGCTGGCGCTCCCGGGCACCAATACGATGTTCGTCGACCTGATCAAGTCGACCTCGCTGCTTGTAACGATCTCCGCTGCCGAGTTGATGACGCAGGCACAGTTGATAGCCTCGGAAACATTCCGAGCGCTTGAAGTGTATCTGGTGATCTCGGGACTCTATTTCGTCATCTGCTACCCGCTGTCCCAATGCCTGCTTCTGCTGGAGCGCAAGATCCATGCCGGTGTGCCATTGTCATTGGCGAGAAGGCGTCGGCTCAAATTAGCCAGGACCTTTCTGGCCGAGGGAAAGGTCTGA
- a CDS encoding transporter substrate-binding domain-containing protein has product MKHAELTKKSQANGIIAVAILSLGLFATAAPFTANADDLELVKPGTLVVTVQPYMPYTAVKDGKLVGLDSDILTAIADKLGLKIEINVTDFPGMLASVQTQRADITIGGIAWSDVRQKVGLFTDPPYYSPPAMAVSGTASFPDVASLEGKNLGTVTGYVWAKSIAQVPNASPHTFPSADSVFQDISAGRLDVGFLDPLLITYQQQQRPDMKVRIEYLKPPTDEQVAAHPDYKYFQAYMTGFYLPKQSPKLAKAVSDQIDDMYKDGSLAALITKWGGDPQQFLVPSPEMAAQRRGVDRPADWTPPSIAK; this is encoded by the coding sequence ATGAAACATGCTGAATTGACAAAAAAATCGCAGGCGAACGGGATCATTGCCGTGGCGATCTTGAGTTTGGGGCTGTTTGCGACGGCTGCGCCATTCACTGCGAACGCCGACGATCTGGAGCTGGTGAAGCCGGGCACGCTCGTTGTTACGGTCCAGCCTTACATGCCCTATACGGCGGTCAAGGATGGGAAGCTCGTCGGCCTCGACAGCGACATCCTGACAGCCATAGCCGATAAGCTCGGCCTCAAGATCGAAATCAACGTCACCGACTTTCCAGGCATGCTGGCTTCCGTCCAGACACAGCGGGCTGATATAACCATCGGCGGAATCGCATGGTCCGACGTTCGACAGAAAGTCGGATTGTTCACGGACCCGCCGTATTATTCGCCGCCGGCCATGGCGGTAAGCGGCACGGCGAGCTTTCCCGATGTTGCGAGCCTGGAAGGCAAAAATCTCGGCACCGTCACCGGCTATGTCTGGGCGAAATCCATCGCCCAGGTGCCTAACGCATCACCCCATACGTTCCCGAGCGCCGACAGTGTGTTCCAGGATATTTCTGCCGGGCGCCTGGACGTCGGCTTTCTCGATCCACTGCTGATCACCTACCAACAGCAACAGCGCCCCGACATGAAGGTCCGCATCGAATATCTGAAACCGCCGACCGACGAACAGGTCGCCGCACACCCCGATTACAAGTATTTTCAAGCCTACATGACCGGATTCTACCTTCCCAAGCAGTCGCCGAAGCTGGCCAAGGCTGTTTCCGATCAGATTGACGATATGTACAAGGATGGGTCGCTTGCCGCTTTGATCACGAAATGGGGCGGCGATCCCCAGCAGTTCCTGGTTCCGTCGCCCGAAATGGCGGCCCAGCGGCGCGGCGTCGACCGTCCGGCCGACTGGACCCCGCCTTCCATCGCGAAGTGA
- a CDS encoding GntR family transcriptional regulator, translating to MSAFEVDYEAAEATLAERTYIRLRDDIITTLLPPGTLLREADLMKRMEVGRTPVREAIQRLQYDGFVVVSARRGTFVSKIDINDLTAVYEARARIESWATRLAAERLREFERQEARQLIDELKQTIGPMALEDILALDRRVHRFIYKVAKNSFLFDTLDHYHNLSLRILYVAMKRFLALVPRLEDVLHDQVLMLEAVCRGDADEAEKIAMAHVMSFESEVRKVI from the coding sequence ATGTCGGCATTCGAAGTGGATTACGAAGCGGCTGAAGCAACGCTGGCGGAGCGGACCTATATTCGGCTGCGCGACGACATCATCACGACACTGCTTCCTCCGGGCACGCTTCTGCGGGAAGCCGACCTCATGAAACGCATGGAAGTCGGGCGAACCCCGGTCCGGGAGGCGATTCAGCGCCTGCAATATGATGGTTTCGTTGTCGTCAGCGCCCGGCGCGGCACATTTGTCAGCAAGATCGATATCAATGATCTTACTGCCGTCTACGAGGCACGGGCACGGATCGAATCCTGGGCGACCCGGCTAGCTGCCGAAAGGCTGCGCGAGTTCGAGCGGCAGGAAGCGCGGCAGTTGATCGATGAGCTTAAGCAAACAATTGGTCCGATGGCGCTGGAAGACATCCTTGCCCTGGATCGACGGGTTCACCGCTTCATCTACAAAGTGGCGAAGAACTCTTTCCTGTTCGATACGCTGGATCACTACCACAATCTGTCGCTCAGAATTCTATATGTCGCGATGAAACGGTTTCTGGCCCTGGTACCGCGTCTGGAGGACGTCTTGCATGATCAGGTCCTCATGCTCGAGGCGGTATGCAGAGGGGATGCCGATGAGGCTGAAAAGATCGCGATGGCTCACGTCATGAGCTTCGAGAGCGAAGTGCGAAAGGTTATCTGA
- the efp gene encoding elongation factor P — protein MVKVIASSVRKGNVLDVDGKLYVVLTAQNFHPGKGTPVTQVDMRRIVDGVKVSERWRTTEQVERAFVEDVNFQYLYEDGEGFHFMNPANYDQVVVSQETMGDQKAYLQEGMTCILSIHEGIPLALELPRHVTLEIVETEPVVKGQTASSSYKPAMLSNGIRTSVPPHIDAGTRVVIATEDNSYVERAKD, from the coding sequence ATGGTCAAGGTCATCGCCTCTTCGGTCCGCAAGGGCAACGTTCTCGACGTGGACGGCAAGCTCTACGTCGTTCTCACCGCCCAGAACTTTCATCCGGGCAAGGGCACGCCGGTCACTCAGGTCGACATGCGCCGCATCGTCGACGGCGTGAAGGTTTCCGAGCGCTGGCGCACTACCGAACAGGTCGAGCGCGCCTTCGTCGAAGACGTCAACTTCCAGTATCTCTATGAAGACGGCGAAGGCTTCCACTTCATGAACCCTGCCAACTACGACCAGGTGGTCGTCAGCCAGGAAACCATGGGCGACCAGAAGGCCTATCTCCAGGAAGGCATGACCTGCATCCTGTCGATCCATGAAGGCATTCCGCTGGCGCTCGAACTGCCGCGTCACGTCACGCTCGAGATCGTCGAGACCGAACCGGTCGTCAAGGGCCAGACGGCATCCTCGTCTTACAAGCCGGCCATGCTCTCCAACGGCATCCGCACCTCGGTCCCGCCGCATATCGACGCCGGCACCCGCGTCGTCATCGCGACGGAAGACAATTCCTACGTCGAACGCGCCAAGGACTGA
- the epmA gene encoding EF-P lysine aminoacylase EpmA, with protein sequence MNFSAKASPWWTPSVHADRRPFLIGRNAIQASLRGFFAREDFIEVDTAVLQVSPGNEAHLHAFATQAITTDGQTAPLYLHTSPEFACKKLLAAGEQRISCFAHVYRNRERGPLHHPEFTMLEWYRVGESYESLMMDCVRILALAAETVKTPMLAYRGAESDPFAGPERISVAEAFERHAGIDLLASVAADGSTDRDHLAAELRRVGMRVADDDGWADLFSRVLVEKIEPHLGSGRITILDEYPVSEAALARPSARDPRVAERFELYACGVELANGFGELTNAAEQRRRFEIEMAEKARIYGETYPIDEDFLSALSLMPEASGIALGFDRLVMLATGASRIDQVLWAPVAEYGR encoded by the coding sequence ATGAACTTTTCGGCCAAAGCGTCCCCCTGGTGGACCCCGTCGGTGCATGCCGACCGCCGCCCGTTCCTGATCGGGCGCAATGCGATTCAGGCGTCGTTGCGCGGGTTTTTCGCGCGTGAGGATTTCATCGAGGTCGACACGGCGGTGCTGCAGGTCTCGCCTGGCAACGAAGCGCATCTGCATGCCTTCGCGACGCAAGCGATAACGACGGACGGTCAGACGGCGCCGCTCTACCTGCACACCTCGCCGGAATTCGCCTGCAAGAAGCTGCTTGCGGCGGGCGAGCAGCGTATTTCCTGCTTCGCCCATGTCTATCGCAACCGCGAGCGCGGGCCGCTGCACCATCCCGAATTCACCATGCTCGAATGGTACCGGGTCGGTGAAAGCTATGAGAGCCTGATGATGGATTGCGTGCGGATCCTCGCGCTCGCGGCTGAAACGGTGAAGACGCCGATGCTCGCCTATCGCGGCGCCGAGAGCGATCCCTTCGCAGGGCCGGAGCGGATCAGTGTCGCCGAAGCCTTCGAGCGCCATGCCGGCATCGATCTTCTTGCCTCCGTTGCCGCCGACGGCTCGACCGATCGCGACCATCTGGCGGCCGAACTCAGGCGCGTCGGCATGCGTGTGGCCGATGACGATGGCTGGGCCGACCTGTTCAGCCGGGTGCTGGTCGAAAAGATCGAGCCGCATCTCGGCTCCGGCCGCATCACCATCCTCGACGAATATCCTGTCTCCGAGGCCGCACTTGCGCGTCCCTCGGCACGCGACCCCCGGGTTGCCGAACGTTTCGAGCTCTATGCCTGCGGCGTCGAGCTTGCCAACGGCTTCGGCGAGCTCACCAATGCTGCCGAACAGCGCCGGCGCTTCGAGATCGAAATGGCCGAGAAGGCGCGTATCTATGGCGAGACCTATCCGATCGACGAGGATTTCCTCTCGGCACTGTCGCTGATGCCCGAGGCAAGCGGCATCGCACTCGGCTTCGACCGGCTGGTGATGCTGGCGACGGGGGCTTCGCGCATCGACCAGGTGCTCTGGGCGCCGGTTGCGGAGTATGGAAGATGA
- a CDS encoding lysine-2,3-aminomutase-like protein: protein MNVVKPVKSVDDLVKAGLAGPADRATLEAVAARYAIALTPAMTRLIDRADPDDPIARQFVPDAAELIVAPEERADPIGDHAYSPVDGIVHRYPDRVLLKAVHVCPVYCRFCFRREMVGPQGLGTLDAAAMQAAFDYIGSHQEIWEVILTGGDPLVLSPRRLRDIMEALAGIAHVKIVRFHTRVPVVDPEKIDAALIAALKASGKTVYVALHANHVRELTMEARAACARLVDAGIAMVSQSVLLKGINDDSAILAELMKAFVEMRVKPYYLHHPDLAPGTSHFRLTIEEGQRIVAALRGRISGLCQPTYILDIPGGHGKAVVSGSTVRATGEGCYSIADYRGGEHSYPPAD from the coding sequence ATGAATGTCGTCAAACCGGTGAAGAGCGTCGACGATCTGGTGAAGGCCGGGCTTGCCGGGCCTGCCGATCGCGCAACGCTCGAGGCGGTGGCCGCGCGTTACGCCATTGCCCTGACGCCGGCGATGACCAGGCTGATCGACCGCGCCGATCCTGATGATCCAATTGCCCGACAATTCGTGCCTGATGCGGCCGAACTCATCGTCGCGCCCGAAGAACGCGCCGATCCAATCGGCGATCACGCCTACAGCCCGGTCGATGGCATCGTGCACCGTTATCCTGATCGGGTGCTGCTGAAGGCCGTGCATGTCTGCCCGGTCTATTGCCGCTTTTGCTTCCGCCGCGAAATGGTCGGGCCGCAGGGTTTGGGCACGCTCGATGCCGCGGCGATGCAGGCGGCCTTCGATTACATCGGGAGCCATCAGGAGATCTGGGAGGTCATCCTGACCGGCGGCGACCCGCTGGTGCTTTCACCGCGCCGCCTCCGCGACATCATGGAGGCGCTCGCAGGCATTGCGCATGTGAAGATCGTGCGTTTCCATACGCGCGTTCCCGTCGTCGATCCGGAGAAAATCGACGCGGCGCTCATCGCCGCGCTGAAGGCGAGCGGCAAGACGGTCTATGTCGCACTGCACGCCAACCATGTCAGAGAGTTGACGATGGAAGCGCGGGCGGCCTGCGCGCGCCTCGTCGATGCCGGCATCGCAATGGTCAGCCAATCGGTGCTGCTCAAGGGTATCAACGACGATTCCGCAATTCTTGCCGAACTGATGAAGGCTTTCGTCGAGATGCGCGTCAAGCCTTATTACCTGCATCATCCCGATCTCGCGCCCGGCACCAGCCATTTCAGGCTGACGATCGAGGAGGGGCAGAGGATCGTGGCGGCACTGCGCGGTCGGATTTCCGGTCTCTGCCAGCCGACCTACATTCTCGATATCCCAGGCGGTCACGGCAAGGCCGTCGTCAGCGGAAGCACCGTTCGGGCAACGGGCGAGGGATGTTATTCCATCGCGGATTATCGCGGCGGCGAACATTCCTATCCGCCGGCGGATTGA
- a CDS encoding acyl carrier protein — protein sequence MNTTIRDLVAKFGKLPVAIDQVADDADLYAAGLTSFASVQLMLGIEEAFDIEFPDNLLNRKSFASIAAIAKTVDIIQDGRKVA from the coding sequence ATGAATACGACAATCCGCGACCTCGTAGCCAAATTCGGCAAGCTTCCTGTAGCGATCGACCAGGTCGCCGACGACGCCGATCTTTATGCGGCGGGTCTGACGTCCTTTGCCTCGGTGCAGCTGATGCTCGGCATCGAAGAGGCATTCGATATCGAATTCCCCGACAATCTTCTGAACCGCAAGTCCTTCGCGAGCATCGCGGCCATCGCCAAGACGGTCGATATCATCCAGGACGGCCGGAAGGTCGCCTGA
- a CDS encoding acyl-CoA dehydrogenase family protein, with product MNFPVKIIEDGVVARVARVAAIAAKHADAVDVEGRFPREAVDAMKAERLLGIQVPRQLGGESASTTEIAELCSMLGQACAASAMVFAMHHIKLSSLVEHGADSEWHCDFMRRIAADQLLIASATTEGGIGGNLRNSICAIEVDGDTCSLEKDATVISYGSHADAILITSRSHPQAASSDQVLTAFLKDQYTLEKTHAWNTLGMRGTCSDGFLFKGRAPARQILPKPFAEIAAQSMLASSHLLWSGVWYGIAVDAVARAQAFVRAAARKAPDAQPPGALRLAEVSNLLQMVKSNVVAGLKAYEDAKSDPDRLSSMGFAVAMNNVKIASSETILEIVNHAMLICGIMGYKNGTPFSLGRHLRDAHSAQLMISNDRILGNTSSMLLVHKQDTSLLG from the coding sequence ATGAACTTCCCCGTCAAGATCATAGAGGACGGTGTTGTCGCACGGGTTGCCCGCGTCGCCGCAATCGCGGCCAAACACGCGGATGCCGTCGACGTCGAAGGCCGCTTTCCCCGGGAAGCCGTGGATGCGATGAAGGCCGAGAGGCTGCTCGGCATCCAGGTGCCGCGCCAGCTCGGCGGTGAATCGGCCTCGACCACCGAAATCGCCGAATTGTGCTCGATGCTCGGCCAGGCCTGTGCGGCAAGCGCCATGGTCTTCGCCATGCACCACATCAAGCTGTCGAGCCTCGTGGAACACGGCGCCGACAGCGAATGGCACTGCGACTTCATGCGCCGCATCGCGGCCGACCAGCTCTTGATCGCCTCGGCCACCACCGAGGGCGGCATCGGCGGCAACCTGCGCAACAGCATTTGCGCGATCGAGGTCGACGGCGATACCTGCAGCCTCGAAAAGGATGCGACCGTCATTTCCTACGGCTCGCACGCCGACGCTATCCTCATCACTTCGCGCAGCCATCCGCAGGCAGCCTCCTCCGATCAGGTGCTGACGGCCTTCCTCAAGGACCAGTACACGCTCGAGAAGACGCATGCCTGGAATACGCTCGGCATGCGCGGCACCTGTTCCGACGGCTTCCTCTTCAAGGGCCGGGCGCCGGCGCGACAGATCCTGCCGAAGCCTTTCGCCGAGATCGCGGCGCAATCCATGCTCGCTTCCTCGCATCTGCTCTGGAGCGGCGTCTGGTACGGCATCGCGGTCGATGCTGTTGCGCGCGCCCAGGCCTTCGTGCGCGCCGCTGCCCGCAAGGCGCCGGACGCCCAGCCGCCGGGCGCGCTGCGCCTCGCCGAGGTCTCGAACCTCCTGCAAATGGTGAAATCCAACGTCGTTGCCGGCCTCAAGGCCTATGAAGACGCCAAATCAGATCCGGACAGGCTGTCGTCGATGGGATTTGCGGTGGCGATGAACAACGTCAAGATCGCCTCTTCCGAGACGATCCTGGAGATCGTCAACCATGCGATGCTGATCTGCGGCATCATGGGCTACAAGAACGGCACGCCCTTCAGCCTCGGACGCCATCTGCGCGACGCCCATTCCGCTCAGCTCATGATCTCGAACGACCGCATCCTCGGCAATACGTCGAGCATGCTTCTCGTCCACAAGCAGGACACTAGCCTACTGGGGTAA
- a CDS encoding amino acid--[acyl-carrier-protein] ligase yields the protein MDMQTSFLDRLFESGLLIDTGVDGLYGRSGQFEDVITAFERLIDTFGGADGAEAMRFPPGMNRALFEKSGYMKSFPQLAGTVHSFCGSELDHMSLLECMEVGDDWTKDQKATDIVLTPAACYPLYPTVAKRGNLPKTGGLFDLQSYCFRHEPSKDPARQQLFRMREYVCMGTEQHVTDFRQKWMDRGVEMMKQVGLDVTIDVANDPFFGRAGKMMVNNQRDQNLKFELLIPITSTANPTACMSFNYHQDSFGLKWALNLEDGSVAHTACVGFGLERIALALFHHHGLDVKQWPASVRKTLWG from the coding sequence ATGGATATGCAGACCTCGTTCCTGGACCGGCTCTTCGAGTCCGGCCTGCTGATCGATACCGGCGTTGATGGTCTCTATGGCCGCAGCGGCCAGTTCGAAGATGTCATCACCGCCTTCGAACGGCTGATCGATACGTTCGGCGGCGCCGACGGCGCCGAGGCGATGCGTTTCCCGCCGGGCATGAACCGCGCGCTCTTCGAAAAGAGCGGCTATATGAAGAGCTTTCCGCAGCTTGCCGGCACGGTGCACAGCTTCTGCGGCAGCGAGCTCGATCATATGAGCCTGCTTGAATGCATGGAGGTCGGCGACGACTGGACCAAGGATCAGAAGGCGACCGATATCGTGCTGACGCCGGCTGCCTGCTATCCGCTCTATCCGACGGTTGCCAAGCGCGGCAACCTGCCGAAAACGGGAGGCCTCTTCGATCTGCAGTCCTACTGCTTCCGCCATGAGCCGTCGAAGGACCCTGCCCGCCAGCAGCTATTTCGCATGCGCGAATATGTCTGCATGGGAACGGAGCAGCACGTCACCGATTTTCGCCAGAAATGGATGGACCGCGGCGTCGAGATGATGAAGCAGGTCGGCCTCGATGTGACCATCGATGTTGCCAACGACCCGTTCTTCGGCCGTGCGGGCAAGATGATGGTCAACAATCAGCGCGACCAGAACCTGAAGTTCGAACTGCTGATCCCGATCACGTCGACCGCCAATCCGACGGCCTGCATGAGCTTCAATTACCATCAGGATTCTTTCGGCCTGAAGTGGGCTCTCAATCTCGAAGACGGCAGCGTCGCGCACACCGCCTGCGTCGGCTTCGGCCTGGAGCGCATCGCGCTCGCCCTCTTCCACCATCACGGCCTCGACGTAAAGCAATGGCCGGCCAGCGTCCGGAAAACGCTATGGGGCTGA
- a CDS encoding DUF1839 family protein: MGLMSSMGSVFPAISPETYRQHALHAGERAWPETNCYIDLWIEVLNTLGVAPEAMLGFTLAQDFEGDQFTFFKVPLEDLEALYGIRATELAIYDRVERHVEVQIARGRLCLVEMDSFYMPDTRGTAYRQEHGKTTVAINRLDVAAKRVEYFHNAGYFQLEGEDFDGLFQLQLTESDPPFLPYTEFARFPERPADEAHLRATARRLAGFHFSRRPRQNPIRAFARVFPQQVEAVAERPFGFFHKYAFNTLRQVGANFELAADYLTWLSSAEYAVAAEDARRISDAAKSVQFQLARAVARRKFEPLQAALDPAADAWDSMMASLAERI, encoded by the coding sequence ATGGGGCTGATGAGCTCGATGGGATCGGTTTTCCCGGCAATCAGCCCGGAAACCTATCGGCAGCACGCGCTGCATGCCGGCGAGCGTGCATGGCCGGAAACCAATTGTTATATCGATCTCTGGATCGAGGTATTGAACACCTTAGGCGTCGCGCCCGAGGCGATGCTGGGTTTTACCCTGGCACAGGATTTTGAGGGTGATCAATTCACCTTCTTCAAGGTACCGCTCGAAGATCTCGAAGCGCTCTACGGCATCCGCGCGACCGAACTTGCGATCTACGACCGTGTCGAACGGCATGTCGAAGTGCAGATCGCGCGGGGGCGTCTCTGCCTGGTCGAGATGGATTCCTTCTACATGCCGGATACGCGCGGCACCGCCTATCGGCAGGAGCACGGCAAGACGACGGTTGCGATCAACCGGCTTGATGTTGCGGCAAAGCGCGTCGAATATTTTCACAATGCCGGCTATTTCCAGCTCGAGGGTGAGGATTTCGATGGGCTGTTCCAGCTGCAGCTGACGGAGAGCGATCCGCCGTTCCTGCCCTATACGGAATTTGCACGGTTTCCGGAAAGGCCTGCCGACGAAGCGCATCTTCGCGCGACCGCGCGGCGGCTTGCCGGCTTTCACTTCTCCAGGCGCCCCCGCCAAAACCCGATCCGCGCCTTCGCCCGCGTCTTCCCGCAGCAGGTGGAAGCGGTGGCGGAGCGGCCGTTCGGCTTCTTCCATAAATATGCCTTCAACACGCTCCGTCAGGTGGGCGCCAATTTCGAGTTGGCCGCTGATTATCTGACCTGGCTGTCCTCAGCCGAATACGCGGTGGCCGCCGAGGATGCCCGGCGCATTTCCGACGCGGCGAAATCCGTACAGTTCCAGCTTGCCCGCGCTGTCGCCCGCAGGAAGTTCGAGCCGCTGCAGGCGGCACTTGATCCGGCCGCCGATGCATGGGATTCCATGATGGCATCGCTTGCGGAGCGAATCTGA